CAAAAACTATGGGTTAGAGTATTTGATGAAGGTGTCTCACTCTTGGCTGGAACGAACTCCCAGTTGTTGCTCGAGGCTGGCTGCGATTGGGAATTTGATGAAGATGACTCAGACAAATCGGTCGCCAAAACTGATTGCAATAAATCTTGGTTCTTTTCgttttcttggttttctttgTTCTCATCTTTAGCTGGCCATTCATCGAAAGAAACAAGGTTGTCCGCAGGGTTTGTCACATGCGAGGAACCAGTTGAACAGTTCATATCAGAACGGTCCGAACATGCCTTTAAGCCAATCGAGATTGAAGGGCTTTTTGCCTCCTCTGTAGCGATCAATATTTTCTCAGATGACTCATATTCTGAACCAGATTCAGAAGTTTTATCAGAAGTCCTCTCTGTAGACGAGCTAAACCCCGAGAAAACGGATTCTTCTCCATAACTTTGATGGCTTGAGAACAAATTAACCCCTTGGAGAACCAATGCTTTATCCTGTGTTTGGGAAGTTGTTTGATCCTTCAAAAGTTCCTGTAGCGTCTCAATCAGCTCCTTCGACAATAGCTGGACAGTCGGATACTCCAAACTTTCCCCAACACCAAGCGATATAGACTCGGTATAAAACTCGTGAAGCTCTTCAAACTGCTTTTTGGCATCTACACAGATTTCGAGTATCCTAACACGTGATTGGTATGGCAAGGGCAAGACATTATCAAGCAAAAGAGCCAACCCATCCGAAATATCTCTATACAAATTGAAACTCTCTTTAACAACCGCATAACATGATATCTTGACCAACTGGTTATCTTTCGCAATACCAGTTGGTCTTGTAGCGATTGCTCGTTGTCGCAATCGTTGCCAGTAAGCAATTTTATCAAGCAACATTGCAGGTTTCATATCGTTACTTTTCTTTCTAAAGTGATTACATCCATCTTTATTGTTGTGTGTATATCTTCTTTGAAGTTTCCCGGTCAGAAAACATTCCAGACGTTCTTCTAAATACAAACCAAACGTCCGAATGAACCCGGTATAGTCCCATGGGTTTGCTTTTGAATAATTGTTAAAATCTAAAAGATTTAGCCGCCTACCACCACTTTTTGATGCATGAAGAATTTCTCTAGGAAAATAAGGATCACCATCTTGAAATATACGTAACACAAGCATTAATGATTTTAGAGCAACAATCCAATTATGGGTACGAGTGATTCTTTTGCATATGGCTCGTGCACACGAAGATGCATAGTTTTTGTCAGACGATATCAGGTCAAGAATTTCATATACATAACGTTCATCGATGGGTAATTCGTCGTGTAAGGTGGCTTTGAGGACTGCAATTTGGATATTAGATGAGCTATTGACTATGGCTAGACTTATGCTTGTTTGATCCTTGATTGCTCCTATGGCTTGTTGTAATCTGTTTGGCATTGTTGTTTTATGATAATTTACCCTCTTTTAATCTCCTGTGTTTTCTGCAAAGTCGTTTTCCTTTCTTGAAAGATTTACGACTTTGCTTGCTACCCTTTTGATAAAGTCTGCAGAATTTTCAGTATTCAATTCGTTAATGATTTGGGCAGCAATGAAGGTTTTGCAGGAGATTTGGAGAGGGGAAATGAAGATGCGAAAGAGGGTGGGTGTCTGCATAAATGTCATTGAGTTTATTGGTTATTCCTTGATTATCTCATCACCATTGAGAAAATTTGGGATTGCTTATTGGATTCTATGCTAAATTAAGGCATCATCTAAATGTCTATATATCTGGTATATGTTGTGAACTAATGTCTCTTTGATAGCAAAGATATACAAGTAGTTGTGTTCGCTATTGAAAATACTGGCGAGTTAACCTGTCTTATATGTAGGTTGATGATCAGAAGgctttttaagttttaagtcAAGTCCATGACGTTTGGTTTAAAgatatctagcataattaagtCGGGTTAAGGCATCTATTATCGTTTAGCTCCTCCTGTATGAGATACGTTCATCATTTGCGTGTTTATGGACAGTAACCTGTACACGATGAACctgaaatcacatagacatcaGCGCTATATATCACTAGAGCTTCCTTGAGTATGGGCTCTTGCCTGTTTGGAGtaggttttgacttttgacaatCAAGTGAGTAAAAGGTGAGACTTGAATGCCCATCCTTAATAGGGGCTAGCTGATCTGTTATAAGGGTTATCTACTAGCATTTTCGCCCAATTCACCCGAACCACTTATATCTTGGAAACAAATGGTTAATTCATGCAGTATATTCAAAAATGTTTGGCTACTAGAAGCACAATATTTCGTTAACAACGTACATACATACtacatgacatatatatatatatatacaatcaaaatTAATAAGATTTTGTTAATGAGAGCCATATGATCAAAGTAAGTGAGTGAAATGAAAGGGCAAAGTGGAGCATGTGGGATGTACTGTATAGGCAAACGAGAATcttaagtaaataaaattaatatacatCCATCTCATGTTCTTTTTGGTGTGATCATAGTATGCTGTCACATGCATATTTTTCAAATGAAAAGTAATCGGGGGCTAGTGCCTAGTGGCGTATCTGTCAAAATAGTTGGTATTCATTGGATGTTATACGGATCTCTTGCTTATTAATGCAAAGGAATTGCAAATCTAGCAAATGAAAAAATAATCCAATATTGGTCTGATCGATTCCTCAATCAGAACTTTAGATGAATAAATTTTGCTTATATGCTCCATGTCCTCTGGCATTAGATTAATGTGTAGTATGTATAACTGCACATGATCTTACTAACGccatttacctttaaaattcttGTTAATGACATACTTACttataagttattatataaataaagttatcatcaaataaaaacaatgttaagcattaaaaaatatgtaaaagttAGGCCTCAATATAGTTTCTTACATGACATATCATGTAATTATGTAATTGACAGTA
The sequence above is drawn from the Erigeron canadensis isolate Cc75 chromosome 4, C_canadensis_v1, whole genome shotgun sequence genome and encodes:
- the LOC122597507 gene encoding clathrin coat assembly protein AP180; this translates as MPNRLQQAIGAIKDQTSISLAIVNSSSNIQIAVLKATLHDELPIDERYVYEILDLISSDKNYASSCARAICKRITRTHNWIVALKSLMLVLRIFQDGDPYFPREILHASKSGGRRLNLLDFNNYSKANPWDYTGFIRTFGLYLEERLECFLTGKLQRRYTHNNKDGCNHFRKKSNDMKPAMLLDKIAYWQRLRQRAIATRPTGIAKDNQLVKISCYAVVKESFNLYRDISDGLALLLDNVLPLPYQSRVRILEICVDAKKQFEELHEFYTESISLGVGESLEYPTVQLLSKELIETLQELLKDQTTSQTQDKALVLQGVNLFSSHQSYGEESVFSGFSSSTERTSDKTSESGSEYESSEKILIATEEAKSPSISIGLKACSDRSDMNCSTGSSHVTNPADNLVSFDEWPAKDENKENQENEKNQDLLQSVLATDLSESSSSNSQSQPASSNNWEFVPAKSETPSSNTLTHSFCDLENPQAQNGFKNFSKRRETGSNYGWELAMAQTPTNQQSPNQTTILMNTFETSSDYKLHRHPQPQLTPINHDNPFLYDLYDIPVNNSCIISYWSQNQAIDTNNPFRKVQNDPFTPGASIEDCPAQVTISRDEYYRLINQQYLLQQQLLPIGAKQDDC